From the genome of Fusarium oxysporum f. sp. lycopersici 4287 chromosome 3, whole genome shotgun sequence, one region includes:
- a CDS encoding hypothetical protein (At least one base has a quality score < 10) — MGKYPLKELSSEVDQFQKGLIHLTGSVADHQYLIKTIGNWKRSLEITVWFRFTSDQLRSRIVEANHTNRLRNLFVFIYQETEIKKDDEEQRKRNPVIRSELKKFGLIELVFLGITLTVLQIKHLTDDEIKFIHEFLRQCIENNHLEPYLRQERFVTAIKNAHVIDLVEQDFSDFQKFKKDIEARNNELASKKRKKVSDNDPVGESLRASSVSADVADDDNTCCFHHFLASLGSAEDEETSLSSHLPQIQTHVQQPASDESHIENCRSEEDSHSTTDLGRKGEDNENVANEGDIYAAQPSQKRAKTVVESHAEAPIAGNTGKYHQERPTPNVGHLTSVTQAIDYLNKKMSDLLPIAVLAKPIPTHQYSSLVFFPPKDEAFRNLFEQNLVDSHLKQKPYQQGIEWKDIPQSAEKVWKDRGKSLEIAMGTIGSLYPHAALAILPDLPGPNHLRVILYQDMTMFGALDELPTIHNN, encoded by the exons ATGGGCAAGTATCCTCTGAAAGAGCTATCGTCTGAGGTCGACCAATTTCAGAAAGGTTTAATACACCTCACTGGTTCTGTAGCTGACCACCAGTATTTGATCAAGACAATAGGAAATTGGAAAAGGAGTCTGGAGATTACTGTCTGGTTTCGCTTTACCTCCGATCAATTGCGTTCGAGAATAGTCGAAGCGAATCATACAAATCGGTTGCGAAATCTTTTCGTATTTATATATCAAGAAACTGAAATCAAAAAAGACGACGAGGAGCAGCGAAAGAGAAATCCTGTTATACGATCGGAGCTTAAGAAATTCGGACTCATTGAACTGGTGTTTCTCGGCATAACGCTCACTGTTCTTCAAATCAAACATCTTAccgatgatgagatcaaaTTCATTCACGAATTTCTTCGGCAATGTATAGAGAACAACCACCTTGAGCCCTACTTGCGCCAGGAAAGATTTGTCACGGCTATCAAGAATGCGCATGTCATTGATCTCGTGGAGCAAGACTTTTCAG ACTTCCAGAAATTTAAGAAGGATATAGAGGCTCGAAACAATGAGCTTGccagcaagaagaggaaaaagGTGTCAGATAATGATCCAG TTGGCGAATCTCTGCGCGCTTCATCTGTTAGTGCCGATGTGGCAGACGATGATAACACCTGCTGCTTTCACCATTTCCTCGCATCGCTTGGGTCCgcagaagatgaagagacaTCATTATCTTCGCATCTCCCACAAATTCAAACACATGTGCAACAGCCAGCCAGTGATGAGAGTCACATTGAAAATTGCAGGAGCGAAGAAGACAGCCACTCAACAACGGATTTGGGGAGGAAAGGGGAGGACAATGAGAACGTAGCGAACGAAGGAGACATCTACGCAGCCCAGCCCTCGCAGAAGAGGGCGAAAACGGTCGTCGAGTCCCATGCCGAAGCGCCAATCGCTGGAAACACAGGAAAATATCATCAAGAGCGGCCAACTCCAAATGTCGGCCATCTCACTAGTGTCACCCAAG CTATAGACTACTTAAACAAAAAAATGTCCGACTTATTGCCGATTGCAGTTCTCGCCAAACCTATTCCGACACACCAGTATTCAAGTTTAGTATTTTTTCCACCTAAAGACGAAGCCTTTCGAAACCTTTTTGAACAAAATCTTGTTGATTCACATCTTAAACAAAAGCCTTATCAACAAG GCATTGAATGGAAGGACATCCCTCAATCCGCTGAAAAAGTCTGGAAAGACAGAGGGAAAAGCCTGGAAATTGCAATGGGTACAATCGGTTCCCTCTACCCACATGCAGCGTTGGCAATTCTTCCCGACCTCCCGGGGCCCAATCATCTTCGTGTGATTCTTTATCAAGACATGACCATGTTTGGAGCCTTGGACGAACTGCCCACGATTCACAACAATTAA
- a CDS encoding hypothetical protein (At least one base has a quality score < 10), giving the protein MGKYPLKELSSEVDQFQKGLIHLTGSVADHQYLIKTIGNWKRSLEITVWFRFTSDQLRSRIVEANHTNRLRNLFVFIYQETEIKKDDEEQRKRNPVIRSELKKFGLIELVFLGITLTVLQIKHLTDDEIKFIHEFLRQCIENNHLEPYLRQERFVTAIKNAHVIDLVEQDFSDFQKFKKDIEARNNELASKKRKKVSDNDPVGESLRASSVSADVADDDNTCCFHHFLASLGSAEDEETSLSSHLPQIQTHVQQPASDESHIENCRSEEDSHSTTDLGRKGEDNENVANEGDIYAAQPSQKRAKTVVESHAEAPIAGNTGKYHQERPTPNVGHLTSVTQERREVSERQYAIIHTEKAIDYLNKKMSDLLPIAVLAKPIPTHQYSSLVFFPPKDEAFRNLFEQNLVDSHLKQKPYQQGIEWKDIPQSAEKVWKDRGKSLEIAMGTIGSLYPHAALAILPDLPGPNHLRVILYQDMTMFGALDELPTIHNN; this is encoded by the exons ATGGGCAAGTATCCTCTGAAAGAGCTATCGTCTGAGGTCGACCAATTTCAGAAAGGTTTAATACACCTCACTGGTTCTGTAGCTGACCACCAGTATTTGATCAAGACAATAGGAAATTGGAAAAGGAGTCTGGAGATTACTGTCTGGTTTCGCTTTACCTCCGATCAATTGCGTTCGAGAATAGTCGAAGCGAATCATACAAATCGGTTGCGAAATCTTTTCGTATTTATATATCAAGAAACTGAAATCAAAAAAGACGACGAGGAGCAGCGAAAGAGAAATCCTGTTATACGATCGGAGCTTAAGAAATTCGGACTCATTGAACTGGTGTTTCTCGGCATAACGCTCACTGTTCTTCAAATCAAACATCTTAccgatgatgagatcaaaTTCATTCACGAATTTCTTCGGCAATGTATAGAGAACAACCACCTTGAGCCCTACTTGCGCCAGGAAAGATTTGTCACGGCTATCAAGAATGCGCATGTCATTGATCTCGTGGAGCAAGACTTTTCAG ACTTCCAGAAATTTAAGAAGGATATAGAGGCTCGAAACAATGAGCTTGccagcaagaagaggaaaaagGTGTCAGATAATGATCCAG TTGGCGAATCTCTGCGCGCTTCATCTGTTAGTGCCGATGTGGCAGACGATGATAACACCTGCTGCTTTCACCATTTCCTCGCATCGCTTGGGTCCgcagaagatgaagagacaTCATTATCTTCGCATCTCCCACAAATTCAAACACATGTGCAACAGCCAGCCAGTGATGAGAGTCACATTGAAAATTGCAGGAGCGAAGAAGACAGCCACTCAACAACGGATTTGGGGAGGAAAGGGGAGGACAATGAGAACGTAGCGAACGAAGGAGACATCTACGCAGCCCAGCCCTCGCAGAAGAGGGCGAAAACGGTCGTCGAGTCCCATGCCGAAGCGCCAATCGCTGGAAACACAGGAAAATATCATCAAGAGCGGCCAACTCCAAATGTCGGCCATCTCACTAGTGTCACCCAAG AGCGCAGAGAAGTTTCAGAGCGTCAATATGCCATTATTCACACCGAAAAAGCTATAGACTACTTAAACAAAAAAATGTCCGACTTATTGCCGATTGCAGTTCTCGCCAAACCTATTCCGACACACCAGTATTCAAGTTTAGTATTTTTTCCACCTAAAGACGAAGCCTTTCGAAACCTTTTTGAACAAAATCTTGTTGATTCACATCTTAAACAAAAGCCTTATCAACAAG GCATTGAATGGAAGGACATCCCTCAATCCGCTGAAAAAGTCTGGAAAGACAGAGGGAAAAGCCTGGAAATTGCAATGGGTACAATCGGTTCCCTCTACCCACATGCAGCGTTGGCAATTCTTCCCGACCTCCCGGGGCCCAATCATCTTCGTGTGATTCTTTATCAAGACATGACCATGTTTGGAGCCTTGGACGAACTGCCCACGATTCACAACAATTAA
- a CDS encoding hypothetical protein (At least one base has a quality score < 10): MGKYPLKELSSEVDQFQKGLIHLTGSVADHQYLIKTIGNWKRSLEITVWFRFTSDQLRSRIVEANHTNRLRNLFVFIYQETEIKKDDEEQRKRNPVIRSELKKFGLIELVFLGITLTVLQIKHLTDDEIKFIHEFLRQCIENNHLEPYLRQERFVTAIKNAHVIDLVEQDFSDFQKFKKDIEARNNELASKKRKKVSDNDPVGESLRASSVSADVADDDNTCCFHHFLASLGSAEDEETSLSSHLPQIQTHVQQPASDESHIENCRSEEDSHSTTDLGRKGEDNENVANEGDIYAAQPSQKRAKTVVESHAEAPIAGNTGKYHQERPTPNVGHLTSVTQERREVSERQYAIIHTEKAIDYLNKKMSDLLPIAVLAKPIPTHQYSSLVFFPPKDEAFRNLFEQNLVDSHLKQKPYQQGIFTLESFLIYTN; the protein is encoded by the exons ATGGGCAAGTATCCTCTGAAAGAGCTATCGTCTGAGGTCGACCAATTTCAGAAAGGTTTAATACACCTCACTGGTTCTGTAGCTGACCACCAGTATTTGATCAAGACAATAGGAAATTGGAAAAGGAGTCTGGAGATTACTGTCTGGTTTCGCTTTACCTCCGATCAATTGCGTTCGAGAATAGTCGAAGCGAATCATACAAATCGGTTGCGAAATCTTTTCGTATTTATATATCAAGAAACTGAAATCAAAAAAGACGACGAGGAGCAGCGAAAGAGAAATCCTGTTATACGATCGGAGCTTAAGAAATTCGGACTCATTGAACTGGTGTTTCTCGGCATAACGCTCACTGTTCTTCAAATCAAACATCTTAccgatgatgagatcaaaTTCATTCACGAATTTCTTCGGCAATGTATAGAGAACAACCACCTTGAGCCCTACTTGCGCCAGGAAAGATTTGTCACGGCTATCAAGAATGCGCATGTCATTGATCTCGTGGAGCAAGACTTTTCAG ACTTCCAGAAATTTAAGAAGGATATAGAGGCTCGAAACAATGAGCTTGccagcaagaagaggaaaaagGTGTCAGATAATGATCCAG TTGGCGAATCTCTGCGCGCTTCATCTGTTAGTGCCGATGTGGCAGACGATGATAACACCTGCTGCTTTCACCATTTCCTCGCATCGCTTGGGTCCgcagaagatgaagagacaTCATTATCTTCGCATCTCCCACAAATTCAAACACATGTGCAACAGCCAGCCAGTGATGAGAGTCACATTGAAAATTGCAGGAGCGAAGAAGACAGCCACTCAACAACGGATTTGGGGAGGAAAGGGGAGGACAATGAGAACGTAGCGAACGAAGGAGACATCTACGCAGCCCAGCCCTCGCAGAAGAGGGCGAAAACGGTCGTCGAGTCCCATGCCGAAGCGCCAATCGCTGGAAACACAGGAAAATATCATCAAGAGCGGCCAACTCCAAATGTCGGCCATCTCACTAGTGTCACCCAAG AGCGCAGAGAAGTTTCAGAGCGTCAATATGCCATTATTCACACCGAAAAAGCTATAGACTACTTAAACAAAAAAATGTCCGACTTATTGCCGATTGCAGTTCTCGCCAAACCTATTCCGACACACCAGTATTCAAGTTTAGTATTTTTTCCACCTAAAGACGAAGCCTTTCGAAACCTTTTTGAACAAAATCTTGTTGATTCACATCTTAAACAAAAGCCTTATCAACAAGGTATATTCACCCTTGAAAGCTTTCTCATATACACTAACTAA
- a CDS encoding hypothetical protein (At least one base has a quality score < 10): MGKYPLKELSSEVDQFQKGLIHLTGSVADHQYLIKTIGNWKRSLEITVWFRFTSDQLRSRIVEANHTNRLRNLFVFIYQETEIKKDDEEQRKRNPVIRSELKKFGLIELVFLGITLTVLQIKHLTDDEIKFIHEFLRQCIENNHLEPYLRQERFVTAIKNAHVIDLVEQDFSDFQKFKKDIEARNNELASKKRKKVSDNDPVGESLRASSVSADVADDDNTCCFHHFLASLGSAEDEETSLSSHLPQIQTHVQQPASDESHIENCRSEEDSHSTTDLGRKGEDNENVANEGDIYAAQPSQKRAKTVVESHAEAPIAGNTGKYHQERPTPNVGHLTSVTQEKFQSVNMPLFTPKKL, translated from the exons ATGGGCAAGTATCCTCTGAAAGAGCTATCGTCTGAGGTCGACCAATTTCAGAAAGGTTTAATACACCTCACTGGTTCTGTAGCTGACCACCAGTATTTGATCAAGACAATAGGAAATTGGAAAAGGAGTCTGGAGATTACTGTCTGGTTTCGCTTTACCTCCGATCAATTGCGTTCGAGAATAGTCGAAGCGAATCATACAAATCGGTTGCGAAATCTTTTCGTATTTATATATCAAGAAACTGAAATCAAAAAAGACGACGAGGAGCAGCGAAAGAGAAATCCTGTTATACGATCGGAGCTTAAGAAATTCGGACTCATTGAACTGGTGTTTCTCGGCATAACGCTCACTGTTCTTCAAATCAAACATCTTAccgatgatgagatcaaaTTCATTCACGAATTTCTTCGGCAATGTATAGAGAACAACCACCTTGAGCCCTACTTGCGCCAGGAAAGATTTGTCACGGCTATCAAGAATGCGCATGTCATTGATCTCGTGGAGCAAGACTTTTCAG ACTTCCAGAAATTTAAGAAGGATATAGAGGCTCGAAACAATGAGCTTGccagcaagaagaggaaaaagGTGTCAGATAATGATCCAG TTGGCGAATCTCTGCGCGCTTCATCTGTTAGTGCCGATGTGGCAGACGATGATAACACCTGCTGCTTTCACCATTTCCTCGCATCGCTTGGGTCCgcagaagatgaagagacaTCATTATCTTCGCATCTCCCACAAATTCAAACACATGTGCAACAGCCAGCCAGTGATGAGAGTCACATTGAAAATTGCAGGAGCGAAGAAGACAGCCACTCAACAACGGATTTGGGGAGGAAAGGGGAGGACAATGAGAACGTAGCGAACGAAGGAGACATCTACGCAGCCCAGCCCTCGCAGAAGAGGGCGAAAACGGTCGTCGAGTCCCATGCCGAAGCGCCAATCGCTGGAAACACAGGAAAATATCATCAAGAGCGGCCAACTCCAAATGTCGGCCATCTCACTAGTGTCACCCAAG AGAAGTTTCAGAGCGTCAATATGCCATTATTCACACCGAAAAAGCTATAG
- a CDS encoding hypothetical protein (At least one base has a quality score < 10), which translates to MANIQYSFPTALPKCSHAAPAQLHGNPDRHYRELDTYPPVLVHLRQQQQPQNPPQYQYLLRQYQQQRPPCGSRDPPIQRDTTEDGCRPKSTGHVPEGTSSTHLPAPSLLTPAVPGAYPDNTPQHMNYEDAPSMPPTPDVYSAPTSVTRQTSREQLQDCSLNTFEPLSGGHPSARKKRKRVSQACNRCRQLKVRCDGVVPCERCKRMRANCIYSEHRPKLMDQAQADIVQGPSSAQTSLDSIISQLEPANQRLNKTESHVPKDIATSAAKAGSPVGGECTRPPTSPYFDKGASAVRCYNDAHRDHPSSEPMPLRMMAEEEMEVEPGPPVPPGEPAIPINHTTLAGLLLEWPSIRELTKHHVEREGVRYISEYPISQEQNRGVLILYGRGEDSHPSQHVREPTDHGNLDVADDLSDMASPSPAADWGQLGGLSPPDQVEYKGGVLVDGNPDFSELKVWAYVESFKENILNMHPIIQPKLLDYWVRHFLENLTASQPRSAKSQIHKPNMAVAGSKRKRPPGLDDFEPPTPAPPRTCRPDRSIHTALILTVLALGKVCLHRDNVPDVVHLTEPLPHGSPALRNGAIPPPPNQGSLLVYSSHSHSSGLPSPKEQDRNIHSRRSSIHGTDAFRSGYSLKKNYEVIPGLEYFAYATDILGNHAGAYNNMKNVYANIFAGLYHGQLGRPMESFAFIHRASHKLQVIMRPSLDKMRRIKRNSEFIQETKYNQLALTFWTCLQLESDLIAEMQLPPSGLLSYEDDMPHPNMSLLEGFNQRILDSYPGQLYLRTHLNSIHRMFYAPEDPAKPGKDKFRNVGVVSDAVSGMHWVAPSFAFREDDPPADDILAARLRAKYWGAQVITYRPFIRQILQFSHSIKNHASSPNFPSVSSEFRQDITAPVIHPKARTHGDVDPQVVELAKKGIKALIESTRAFHGLGDRRPIITNIFGTAHAQWGNLLILSAAFRDPILHTYVDEELLRTLFHKTIQFLRQSATATSALRTDMHILEGLQRDLFQLRSEDQLELLERHKRTWLPYSKTCSHARAASDTPSDGRSRAPTIYAPSLADEYFLS; encoded by the exons ATGGCCAACATCCAATATTCATTTCCAACTG CTCTGCCGAAATGCTCCCACGCCGCACCTGCGCAACTACATGGCAATCCCGATCGCCACTATCGTGAACTCGATACTTACCCTCCCGTTCTAGTTCATCTCcgacagcaacagcagcccCAAAACCCGCCACAATATCAGTATTTGCTACGGCAGTACCAACAGCAACGTCCTCCGTGCGGCTCAAGAGATCCTCCTATACAACGAGATACTACCGAGGATGGATGTCGACCCAAATCAACGGGCCATGTGCCAGAAGGAACGTCTTCAACACATCTGCCAGCTCCCTCGCTCCTAACTCCTGCTGTGCCCGGCGCATACCCAGATAATACACCGCAACACATGAATTACGAAGACGCGCCTTCTATGCCCCCAACCCCGGATGTCTATAGCGCGCCTACTTCCGTAACCCGTCAGACGTCCCGCGAGCAGCTTCAAGATTGTTCCCTAAACACCTTTGAACCCTTGTCTGGTGGGCATCCGTCggcaagaaagaaaaggaagcgAGTTAGTCAG GCATGCAACAGGTGCCGACAGCTGAAGGTCAGGTGCGACGGCGTGGTGCCATGTGAGAGATGCAAAAGAATGAGGGCGAATTGCATATACAGCGAACACAGACCAAAACT GATGGATCAGGCTCAAGCCGACATTGTACAAGGCCCCAGTTCTGCTCAGACTTCGCTTGACTCGATTATATCCCAACTGGAGCCAGCAAATCAGAGATTGAACAAGACGGAGTCCCACGTGCCTAAGGATATTGCGACATCAGCTGCCAAGGCTGGATCGCCAGTGGGGGGTGAGTGCACGCGGCCGCCAACATCGCCTTACTTTGACAAAGGCGCTTCTGCAGTTCGATGCTACAATGACGCCCATCGCGATCACCCGTCCTCAGAGCCTATGCCACTGCGCATGAtggctgaggaagagatggaggTAGAGCCAGGCCCACCCGTTCCCCCTGGTGAGCCCGCGATTCCAATCAACCATACGACTCTGGCAGGCCTGCTGTTGGAATGGCCTTCCATTCGGGAGCTTACAAAACATCACGTTGAGCGCGAAGGTGTTCGATACATTAGCGAATATCCCATCAGCCAAGAACAGAACAGAGGCGTTCTGATATTGTATGGTCGAGGTGAAGATTCCCACCCTTCACAACATGTTAGAGAACCAACCGACCATGGCAACTTGGATGTGGCCGACGATTTATCCGATATGGCATCTCCTTCGCCCGCAGCTGATTGGGGCCAGCTCGGTGGACTGAGTCCTCCAGACCAAGTGGAATACAAGGGAGGTGTTTTGGTTGATGGCAATCCTGATTTCTCTGAGCTCAAAGTTTGGGCGTACGTGGAGAGTTTTAAGGAAAACATTCTCAACATGCACCCTATTATTCAACCCAAGCTCTTGGATTATTGGGTGAGACATTTTCTAGAAAACCTCACAGCGTCACAACCGCGCTCAGCAAAGTCACAAATCCACAAGCCCAACATGGCCGTTGCAGGCTCAAAGAGAAAACGACCGCCAGGGCTGGATGATTTCGAGCCACCCACACCAGCGCCACCACGTACTTGTCGACCAGATCGGTCCATCCACACCGCTCTAATTCTCACGGTTCTGGCTTTGGGTAAAGTTTGCCTTCACCGTGATAACGTGCCTGATGTCGTCCATCTTACAGAGCCTCTTCCCCATGGAAGCCCTGCCCTCCGCAATGGAGCCATTCCACCTCCGCCCAATCAAGGCTCCCTTCTAGTGTACTCATCTCATTCCCATTCATCAGGTTTGCCATCACCTAAAGAGCAAGACCGGAACATTCATAGTCGTCGATCCTCTATCCATGGCACAGATGCTTTCCGCTCTGGCTACAGTCTTAAGAAGAACTATGAGGTAATTCCTGGCCTGGAGTACTTTGCATATGCTACGGATATCCTTGGCAACCACGCCGGCGCGTACAACAACATGAAAAATGTGTACGCTAACATCTTTGCCGGGCTGTATCATGGCCAGCTGGGCAGACCAATGGAGAGCTTTGCTTTCATCCACAGGGCCAGCCACAAGCTTCAAGTCATCATGAGACC GAGCTTGGACAAAATGCGACGAATCAAGCGTAACAGCGAGTTCATCCAGGAAACCAAGTATAACCAACTTGCTCTCACGTTCTGGACTTGCCTGCAGCTCGAGAGTGATCTCATTGCAGAGATGCAACTTCCCCCATCAGGACTGCTCTCGTATGAAGATGACATGCCGCACCCTAACATGAGTCTCTTGGAAGGTTTCAACCAGCGCATCTTGGACAGCTACCCAGGTCAGCTATACTTGCGTACCCACCTCAACAGCATCCACCGAATGTTTTACGCTCCTGAAGATCCGGCCAAACCTGGCAAAGATAAGTTCCGCAATGTCGGTGTCGTGTCTGATGCTGTCTCGGGTATGCATTGGGTTGCCCCCAGCTTTGCATTCAGAGAGGATGATCCCCCTGCAGATGATATTCTGGCAGCAAGACTGCGGGCAAAGTACTGGGGAGCTCAGGTGATCACTTATCGCCCATTCATCCGACAAATTCTGCAGTTCTCGCACTCAATTAAGAATCATGCATCGAGCCCCAACTTTCCCAGCGTCAGCTCCGAATTTCGACAGGACATCACAGCACCTGTTATTCATCCCAAGGCCAGAACGCATGGCGATGTCGATCCTCAAGTCGTTGAATTGGCTAAGAAGGGTATTAAAGCGCTCATTGAAAGCACCCGTGCTTTCCACGGTCTGGGAGATAGGAGGCCGATCATCACCAATATTTTTGGCACAGCTCACGC GCAATGGGGCAACCTGTTGATTCTGTCCGCTGCATTCCGTGACCCAATCCTTCACACCTACGTAGATGAGGAACTACTCCGAACACTGTTCCACAAGACGATCCAGTTTTTGCGACAGTCGGCAACGGCAACGAGCGCACTTCGAACAGACATGCACATCCTTGAAGGCCTACAGAGAGATCTTTTTCAGCTACGATCTGAGGACCAactcgagcttctcgagcgGCACAAGCGCACCTGGCTACCATACTCCAAGACCTGTTCCCATGCCCGCGCCGCCTCAGACACCCCATCAGATGGGCGATCAAGGGCACCCACGATCTATGCCCCATCGTTGGCCGATGAATATTTCCTATCGTGA
- a CDS encoding hypothetical protein (At least one base has a quality score < 10): MSTIQSQSSPATLLWDHQDLIPLQKNLGEEDLVLLLTPAVVPLDQSPTNAGDPFEPLGKALARTHPWIRHVPYSKERGITGIHVAFIKRARVVIFVLTGFSTEEGLFQLELAEVAREVCEERPLVLVACCEVSEKGARAYGFPTLIQCPGATPKTRNSPPPPTWPLLKWDYDRDLPETHALWEACLPSKFYLNRSTLGSRLKRDGYAMHYLVREPHKGEAIGFCATFTTFTDSSGDRLIGSIAAIIVHKDFRGQGVGRFLHDEVASKLKKIRGVGIIQLGSTFPRLLYGLPVPETDTEWFEKRGWNMKESTPGNGRRVLDWLLRFADHPVPDLASAGLTFRPCQTADYQKVVEMANKESQKRYRFGWYDQYAKTMDTCYVNDIVVGLEGENLVAAAITYFPNNGSPCGADIPWPASIGQGIGGVSCICIKDEDPDMVNRRDSVATRLLLACRQTLSERGMVGMFVDGSRSDENVLQSLGFCKWAEYKELWRKA; the protein is encoded by the exons ATGTCAACTATACAAAGCCAGAGCTCACCGGCCACTTTACTATGGGATCACCAAGACCTGATTCCCCTTCAAAAGAACCTTGGTGAAGAAGATTTAGTCTTGTTATTAACACCTGCTGTTGTTCCGTTAGACCAGAGTCCTACCAACGCAGGTGATCCTTTCGAGCCTCTCGGTAAAGCACTTGCGCGCACACATCCTTGGATCCGGCATGTTCCTTATAGTAAGGAGCGTGGCATTACCGGCATTCATGTGGCATTCATCAAGCGAGCACGAGTCGTTATCTTCGTGCTGACTGGCTTCTCGACAGAGGAAGGTTTATTTCAGCTTGAACTCGCCGAGGTTGCTCGTGAGGTGTGTGAAGAGCGCCCTTTAGTGCTGGTAGCCTGCTGTGAAGTTTCGGAAAAGGGGGCCCGCGCGTATGGTTTCCCAACTCTCATTCAGTGTCCGGG AGCCACGCCAAAGACCCGTAACTCTCCTCCCCCGCCAACTTGGCCGCTCCTGAAATGGGACTACGACAGAGATCTCCCAGAGACCCACGCTTTATGGGAAGCATGTTTGCCTTCCAAGTTCTATCTAAATCGGTCAACTCTTGGTTCTCGCTTGAAACGCGATGGATATGCCATGCATTACTTGGTGAGAGAACCCCATAAAGGGGAGGCCATTGGATTTTGTGCAACATTCACAACGTTTACGGATAGTAGTGGCGACCGACTGATTGGATCAATAGCCGCCATCATCGTTCATAAAGACTTTCGGGGCCAAGGTGTTGGGCGCTTCCTCCACGACGAGGTCGCGAGCAAACTTAAAAAGATTCGAGGTGTCGGAATCATTCAACTTGGAAGCACATTTCCAAGATTACTCTACGGTCTGCCCGTTCCTGAAACCGATACGGAGTGGTTCGAAAAACGAGGTTGGAACATGAAGGAATCCACACCTGGAAACGGGCGGCGGGTGCTCGATTGGCTCTTGAGATTTGCCGACCATCCAGTTCCTGATCTGGCTTCCGCTGGCTTGACTTTCAGGCCATGTCAGACAGCAGATTACCAGAAGGTTGTCGAGATGGCAAATAAGGAGTCACAGAAGAGATACCGGTTTGGGTGGTACGACCAATACGCCAAAACTATGGACACTTGCTATGTGAACGACATTGTAGTCGGGCTTGAAGGGGAAAATCTGGTAGCTGCGGCAATAACATATTTTCCAAATAATGGGAGCCCTTGCGGCGCAGATATTCCATGGCCAGCCTCAATCGGACAAGGCATTGGAGGAGTTTCGTGCATCTGCATCAAAG ATGAAGACCCGGATATGGTCAATCGTCGTGACTCGGTGGCTACGAGATTGCTCCTGGCTTGTCGGCAGACCCTGAGTGAGAGAGGAATGGTTGGAATGTTTGTTGATGGCAGCAGATCGGACGAAAATGTGCTGCAGTCTTTAG GCTTTTGCAAATGGGCAGAATATAAAGAGCTTTGGCGAAAAGCCTAG